In Mustelus asterias chromosome 20, sMusAst1.hap1.1, whole genome shotgun sequence, a single genomic region encodes these proteins:
- the LOC144508412 gene encoding phosphoenolpyruvate carboxykinase, cytosolic [GTP]-like, with product MAPQLQSAPRLPLNVVQGDLNALSSAVRDFVEESAKLCQPDSIHICDGSEEENRQILSLMEEQGMIKRLRKYENCWLARTDPRDVARVESKTVIITPEQRDTIPTAKSGVSQLGRWLSEKEFEKAFDARFPDCMKGRTMYLIPFSMGPVGSPLSKIGIQLTDSPYVVASMRIMTRMGSSVLETLRTGQFVKCLHSVGCPLPLKRPLVNNWACNPELTLVAHIPQRREIISFGSGYGGNSLLGKKCFALRIASRVAQEEGWLAEHMLILGVTNPKGQKKYIAAAFPSACGKTNMAMMNPTLPGWKVECVGDDIAWMKFDEQGNLRAINPENGFFGVAPGTSVKTNPNAMKTISKNTIFTNVAETSDGGVYWEGIDDNLPPGVTVTSWKNKAWSPEDGESCSHPNSRFCTPARQCPIIDPDWESPEGVPIEGIVFGGRRPKGVPLVYEAFNWQHGVFIGAAMRSEATAAAEHKGKVIMHDPFAMRPFFGYNFGKYLSHWLSMEHRSNSKLPKIFHVNWFRKDTQSNFLWPGFGENCRVLEWMFRRIEGEDCAKRSPLGFVPADGALNLKGLGQVNMGALFSVEKEFWEEEIEAIRKYFEDQVNTDLPSDVANQLLQLKQRISLL from the exons ATGGCACCACAGCTCCAGTCTGCACCCCGGCTCCCTCTGAATGTGGTTCAGGGGGATCTGAACGCACTGAGCTCTGCAGTGAGAGACTTTGTCGAGGAAAGTGCAAAGCTGTGTCAACCAGACAGCATCCACATCTGTGACGGCAGTGAGGAAGAAAACAGGCAGATTCTGTCCCTGATGGAAGAGCAAGGGATGATCAAACGCTTACGCAAGTATGAGAACTG CTGGTTAGCTCGCACAGACCCCCGGGATGTTGCTCGTGTGGAGAGTAAAACTGTGATTATAACCCCTGAACAGAGAGACACCATTCCCACAGCAAAGAGTGGAGTTAGCCAGCTCGGACGCTGGCTGTCGGAGAAGGAGTTTGAAAAGGCATTCGATGCCCGATTCCCAGACTGTATGAAAG GCCGAACAATGTACCTGATTCCATTCAGCATGGGACCTGTGGGGTCTCCTCTGTCCAAGATCGGGATCCAGCTGACCGATTCACCGTATGTCGTGGCTAGCATGAGAATCATGACCCGCATGGGATCATCTGTACTGGAGACCCTGAGGACTGGCCAGTTTGTCAAATGTCTTCATTCAGTCGGATGCCCCTTACCGCTAAAGA GGCCACTGGTCAATAACTGGGCCTGCAATCCCGAGCTGACACTGGTCGCCCACATACCTCAGCGCAGGGAGATTATTTCATTCGGGAGTGGTTATGGAGGcaactcgctgctggggaagaAGTGTTTCGCTCTGCGCATCGCCTCCAGGGTTGCTCAGGAAGAGGGTTGGCTGGCTGAGCACATGCTG aTCCTGGGAGTGACCAATCCCAAAGGTCAGAAGAAGTACATTGCTGCTGCCTTCCCCAGTGCCTGTGGGAAAACAAACATGGCCATGATGAATCCCACATTGCCTGGCTGGAAGGTAGAGTGTGTGGGAGATGACATTGCCTGGATGAAATTCGATGAACAAG GTAACCTGAGAGCAATCAACCCAGAAAATGGCTTCTTTGGTGTGGCGCCCGGAACGTCTGTCAAAACAAACCCAAACGCAATGAAAACCATCAGCAAGAACACCATTTTCACCAACGTAGCAGAGACCAGCGATGgaggggtttactgggaaggaatCGATGACAATCTGCCCCCCGGCGTCACCGTGACTTCATGGAAAAACAAAGCGTGGAGTCCAGAGGATGGAGAGTCATGTTCGCACCCCAACTCCAGGTTCTGTACTCCTGCCAGACAATGTCCGATCATCGACCCAGACTGGGAGTCTCCTGAAGGAGTTCCCATTGAAGGGATTGTCTTTGGAGGACGCAGGCCAAAAG GCGTCCCTCTGGTTTATGAAGCTTTCAACTGGCAGCATGGTGTTTTCATCGGAGCAGCCATGAGATCAGAGGCTACAGCTGCAGCAGAACACAAAG GGAAGGTCATTATGCACGACCCTTTCGCCATGCGGCCTTTCTTTGGGTACAACTTTGGCAAGTACCTATCGCACTGGCTCAGCATGGAGCACAGGAGCAACTCTAAACTCCCCAAGATCTTCCACGTCAACTGGTTCCGCAAAGATACTCAGAGCAACTTCCTGTGGCCGGGCTTCGGGGAGAACTGCCGAGTCCTGGAGTGGATGTTCCGGAGGATCGAGGGGGAGGATTGCGCCAAGCGCTCTCCTTTGGGCTTCGTTCCTGCAGACGGCGCCCTGAACCTCAAGGGCCTCGGTCAGGTCAACATGGGCGCACTCTTCAGTGTCGAGAAAGAATTCTGGGAAGAGGAAATAGAAGCAATCAGAAAATATTTTGAAGACCAAGTCAACACTGACCTTCCCAGCGATGTGGCCAATCAGCTGCTGCAGTTAAAACAAAGAATCAGTCTGTTGTAA